The Haloarchaeobius amylolyticus genome window below encodes:
- a CDS encoding shikimate kinase: protein MDGHGRATAPAAGTVLNALANGRGCAFAIDLETTAEVTLDDSGAFRGEVAEAADADTGLVERCAELAVARWGDDAATTGAHVRTESEVPMAAGLKSSSAAANATVLATCDALGVDPDPLDACRLGVQAARDAGVTVTGAFDDASASMLGGITVTDNTQDELLAREAVDWDVLVWWPDQQAFSADADTERCRRVAPMADLVAELALDGRYGEAMTVNGFAFCGALGFPTDPMLEALPDVDGVSLSGTGPSYVAVGDRDTLESLADTWNQRDGHTWLTTTRQTGCRTT from the coding sequence ATGGACGGTCACGGTCGCGCCACCGCCCCGGCCGCGGGCACGGTGCTCAACGCGCTCGCCAACGGACGAGGCTGTGCCTTCGCGATAGACCTCGAGACGACCGCAGAGGTCACCCTCGACGACTCGGGGGCGTTCCGCGGCGAGGTCGCGGAGGCTGCCGACGCCGACACCGGCCTCGTCGAGCGCTGCGCGGAGCTCGCGGTGGCCCGGTGGGGCGACGACGCTGCGACGACCGGCGCACACGTGCGGACCGAGAGCGAGGTGCCGATGGCCGCCGGGCTCAAATCCTCGAGCGCCGCGGCCAACGCCACCGTACTGGCCACCTGCGACGCGCTCGGGGTCGACCCGGACCCACTCGACGCCTGCCGGCTGGGCGTGCAGGCCGCCCGCGACGCCGGCGTCACGGTCACCGGCGCGTTCGACGACGCCAGCGCCAGCATGCTCGGCGGCATCACCGTCACCGACAACACGCAGGACGAACTGCTCGCCCGCGAGGCGGTCGACTGGGACGTGCTGGTCTGGTGGCCCGACCAGCAGGCATTCAGCGCCGACGCCGATACGGAGCGGTGCAGACGGGTCGCGCCGATGGCCGACCTCGTCGCGGAACTCGCCCTCGACGGGCGCTACGGCGAGGCCATGACGGTCAACGGTTTCGCCTTCTGTGGCGCGCTCGGCTTCCCGACCGACCCGATGCTCGAAGCCCTGCCCGACGTGGACGGCGTCTCCCTGTCGGGCACCGGCCCCAGCTACGTCGCGGTGGGCGACCGCGACACGCTCGAATCGCTCGCAGACACCTGGAACCAACGAGACGGACACACATGGCTTACGACGACACGACAGACCGGCTGCCGGACGACATGA
- a CDS encoding winged helix-turn-helix domain-containing protein, whose product MEAVLWYVLTGTRGGENRVRILRALDERPRNANQLAEDLDLDYKTVRHHLDVLAENDIVKDSGDDYGAIYLPTDQARHHWDTVEDIMDKVD is encoded by the coding sequence ATGGAGGCGGTCCTGTGGTACGTGTTGACCGGGACGCGCGGTGGCGAGAACCGCGTCCGCATCCTGCGGGCGCTGGACGAGCGCCCACGGAACGCCAACCAGCTCGCCGAGGACCTCGACCTGGACTACAAGACGGTGCGACACCACCTCGACGTCCTCGCGGAGAACGACATCGTGAAAGACAGTGGCGACGACTACGGGGCCATCTACCTGCCGACCGACCAGGCCCGCCACCACTGGGACACCGTCGAAGACATCATGGACAAGGTGGACTGA
- a CDS encoding DNA-3-methyladenine glycosylase family protein: METGTIPLSSLSGGFDAHVTLESGQSYLWRREDGRMYEGDDDGSPWYYTVLDLDEKDRDATPVPDDAGDDPTVVRVRVTDEAVEWESSVDAHDLVTHLLRLDDDLDRIIADAPDRDLVHEAYEAHRGLRLVRDPPFGCLISFICSAQMRVERIHEMVSSLARAYGDEVEFDGRTYHAFPRPEQLAATTEQDLRDLGLGYRAPYVQRTAEMVASGEAHPADFFDMAYEDARDAMTTFVGVGDKVADCILLFSLGYLEAIPLDTWMQTVVADYYPECDRGNYAETSRALRETFGGQYAGYVQTYVFHLLRTRGE; the protein is encoded by the coding sequence ATGGAAACCGGGACGATACCGCTGTCGTCGCTCTCCGGCGGGTTCGACGCACACGTCACCCTCGAGAGCGGCCAGTCCTACCTCTGGCGACGCGAGGACGGCCGGATGTACGAGGGCGACGACGACGGCTCGCCGTGGTACTACACCGTCCTCGACCTCGACGAGAAGGACCGCGACGCGACGCCCGTCCCAGACGACGCCGGCGACGACCCGACCGTCGTCCGGGTGCGGGTGACCGACGAGGCCGTCGAGTGGGAGTCCTCGGTCGACGCCCACGACCTCGTCACCCACCTCCTGCGGCTCGACGACGACCTCGACCGCATCATCGCCGACGCGCCGGACCGCGACCTCGTCCACGAGGCGTACGAGGCCCACCGGGGGCTGCGACTGGTGCGTGACCCGCCATTCGGTTGCCTGATATCGTTCATCTGCTCGGCGCAGATGCGCGTCGAGCGCATCCACGAGATGGTCTCCTCGCTGGCGCGCGCCTACGGCGACGAGGTCGAGTTCGACGGGCGGACCTACCACGCCTTCCCGCGGCCCGAGCAACTCGCCGCCACGACCGAGCAGGACCTGCGCGACCTCGGACTGGGCTACCGCGCGCCCTACGTCCAGCGCACCGCCGAGATGGTCGCGTCGGGCGAGGCCCACCCCGCGGACTTCTTCGACATGGCCTACGAGGACGCCCGCGACGCGATGACGACGTTCGTCGGTGTCGGCGACAAGGTGGCCGACTGCATCCTCCTGTTCTCGCTGGGCTACCTCGAGGCCATCCCGCTCGACACCTGGATGCAGACGGTCGTGGCCGACTACTACCCCGAGTGCGACCGCGGCAACTACGCCGAGACCTCGCGCGCGCTCCGGGAGACCTTCGGCGGGCAGTACGCCGGCTACGTCCAGACGTACGTCTTCCACCTGCTCCGGACTCGCGGGGAGTGA
- a CDS encoding chorismate mutase: MAYDDTTDRLPDDMTLDELREEIEEIDRDIVELIARRTYVADTIAQVKADQDLPTTDEQQEQAVMDRAGANAERFEVDANLVKAIFRLLIELNKVEQRQNR, encoded by the coding sequence ATGGCTTACGACGACACGACAGACCGGCTGCCGGACGACATGACCCTCGACGAGCTCCGCGAGGAGATCGAGGAGATAGACCGCGACATCGTCGAACTCATCGCGAGACGGACGTACGTCGCCGACACCATCGCGCAGGTCAAGGCGGACCAGGACCTCCCGACCACCGACGAACAGCAGGAGCAGGCGGTGATGGACCGCGCCGGCGCGAACGCCGAGCGCTTCGAGGTCGACGCGAACCTCGTGAAGGCCATCTTCCGGCTGCTCATCGAGTTGAACAAGGTCGAACAGCGCCAGAACCGCTGA
- a CDS encoding UPF0058 family protein has protein sequence MKKQELIHLHGLLAEVSNHYDTRTEDDLSLDEYESLGIRPTSIHKSKTDHKAAVFALATGITSDMHEEQTEETVAISAD, from the coding sequence ATGAAGAAGCAGGAGCTCATTCACCTTCACGGCCTGCTGGCAGAGGTAAGCAATCACTACGACACACGGACAGAGGACGACCTTAGTCTCGACGAGTACGAGTCTCTTGGTATTCGCCCAACGTCCATCCACAAATCGAAAACCGACCACAAGGCAGCAGTCTTTGCACTGGCGACCGGAATCACTTCGGACATGCACGAGGAGCAGACCGAAGAGACCGTCGCCATCTCCGCAGACTGA
- a CDS encoding DUF7836 family putative zinc-binding protein, protein MVETYVRLMCPECRKDWESNPGSLPGPRKNFSCPNCHATRRTAEFMRTEHDLDALRQLQ, encoded by the coding sequence ATGGTGGAAACCTACGTCCGCCTCATGTGTCCGGAATGCCGGAAAGACTGGGAGTCGAACCCCGGCTCCTTGCCCGGACCGCGGAAGAATTTCAGTTGTCCGAACTGCCACGCGACGCGTCGCACCGCGGAGTTCATGCGGACAGAACACGACCTCGACGCGCTCCGGCAGCTCCAGTAG
- a CDS encoding transcription initiation factor IIB, whose amino-acid sequence MSDTTTRTTTTGEAEKQVQREQTDCPECGGDLITDSDHGEVVCGECGLVVEEVNIDHGPEWRAFDSKEKDEKSRVGAPTTKMMHDDGLSTNIGWQDKDAYGRALSARQRQKMQRLRTWNERFRTRDSKERNLKQALGEIDRMASSLGLPANVRETASVIYRRALNEDLLPGRSIEGVATAALYASARQAGTPRSLDEMAMVSRVDKMELTRTYRYIVRELKLEIKPADPENYVPRFASELGLSDEAERRARQLLENAREAGIHSGKSPVGLAAAAVYAAALLTNEKVTQNQVSDVANISEVTIRNRYKELLDASDTSLTSL is encoded by the coding sequence ATGAGCGACACCACCACCCGAACGACCACCACTGGCGAGGCAGAGAAACAGGTCCAGCGCGAGCAGACCGACTGCCCCGAGTGCGGCGGCGACCTGATCACCGACAGCGACCACGGCGAGGTCGTCTGTGGCGAGTGCGGGCTCGTCGTCGAGGAGGTCAACATCGACCACGGCCCCGAGTGGCGCGCGTTCGACTCCAAGGAGAAGGACGAGAAATCGCGCGTCGGCGCCCCGACGACGAAGATGATGCACGACGACGGCCTGTCGACCAACATCGGCTGGCAGGACAAGGACGCCTACGGGCGTGCCCTGAGCGCCCGCCAGCGCCAGAAGATGCAGCGCCTCCGCACCTGGAACGAGCGCTTCCGCACCCGCGACTCGAAAGAGCGCAACCTGAAGCAGGCGCTCGGCGAGATCGACCGCATGGCGAGTTCGCTGGGCCTCCCGGCCAACGTCCGCGAGACCGCGTCGGTCATCTACCGCCGCGCGCTCAACGAGGACCTCCTGCCCGGCCGCTCCATCGAGGGTGTGGCGACCGCGGCCCTGTACGCCTCCGCGCGACAGGCCGGGACGCCCCGCAGCCTCGACGAGATGGCCATGGTCAGCCGCGTCGACAAGATGGAGCTGACCCGGACGTACCGCTACATCGTCCGCGAGCTCAAACTCGAGATCAAGCCGGCGGACCCCGAGAACTACGTCCCCCGGTTCGCCAGCGAACTCGGCCTCTCCGACGAGGCAGAGCGCCGCGCGCGCCAGCTCCTCGAGAACGCCCGCGAGGCGGGCATCCACTCCGGGAAGTCCCCCGTCGGCCTCGCGGCCGCCGCGGTGTACGCCGCCGCCCTGCTGACCAACGAGAAGGTCACGCAGAACCAGGTCTCGGACGTGGCGAACATCTCCGAGGTCACCATCCGCAACCGGTACAAGGAGCTGCTCGACGCCTCCGACACCTCGCTGACGTCCCTCTAG
- a CDS encoding translation initiation factor IF-2 subunit beta, translated as MDYEDHLDRAIEESADVEASGDRFSVPDPEVRQEGKMTVYENFDGTVDVLNRDANHVMKFLQNELGTSGHIDESGRARLTGSFRQSRVADALDAYVEGYVTCSECGSPDTHLQERQGTTVLKCDACGALSSVSQG; from the coding sequence ATGGATTACGAAGACCACCTGGACCGAGCGATCGAGGAGTCCGCCGACGTCGAGGCGTCAGGTGACCGCTTCAGCGTCCCGGACCCCGAGGTCCGCCAGGAGGGGAAGATGACCGTCTACGAGAACTTCGACGGCACCGTCGACGTGCTCAACCGCGACGCGAACCACGTCATGAAGTTCCTCCAGAACGAGCTGGGGACGAGCGGCCACATCGACGAGAGCGGGCGCGCACGCCTCACCGGGTCGTTCCGACAGTCCCGCGTCGCGGACGCGCTGGACGCGTACGTCGAGGGATACGTCACCTGTAGCGAGTGCGGGTCGCCCGACACCCATCTCCAGGAGCGACAGGGCACCACCGTCCTGAAGTGCGACGCCTGTGGCGCGCTGTCGTCGGTCAGTCAGGGCTAG
- a CDS encoding NAD-dependent epimerase/dehydratase family protein — translation MRYLVTGETGFVTHRLVDRLLVGGHEVTVLVQNPEEAIDLAESGCMVCGGHVAAKERIRHAFEDVDRVFHLGGRSLADHRDPAAIARVNVRGTRNVLELAREHDVEKVVYRGSLAANSDTGGMLVGEDYRFEGPHRSVYDETMWRARHEVAEPMAAEGVPVVTVLPGAIYGPDGRLSLRDRTVDWLDGTLPVVPRKTAFCWAHVDDAVEGYVAAMDRGVPGETYITAGEPHTLAEAVQRASEVLGRDPPRTVPAAWFMGVSRLAELAERVVSLPDEYSSEALRVLAGATYLGDNAKARRELGIEHRPLAEGLQQVLAPEQLTPGPASDGPRSATYQG, via the coding sequence ATGCGGTACCTCGTCACGGGTGAAACCGGGTTCGTCACGCACCGACTGGTCGACAGACTCCTCGTCGGGGGGCACGAGGTGACAGTGCTGGTGCAGAACCCCGAGGAGGCCATCGACCTGGCGGAGTCCGGCTGCATGGTCTGTGGCGGGCACGTCGCTGCCAAGGAGCGCATCCGCCACGCCTTCGAGGACGTGGACAGGGTGTTCCACCTCGGCGGGCGGTCCCTCGCCGACCACCGTGACCCGGCAGCCATCGCACGCGTCAACGTCAGGGGAACCCGGAACGTCCTCGAACTCGCCCGCGAGCACGACGTGGAGAAGGTGGTCTACCGGGGGAGCCTCGCCGCGAACTCGGACACCGGCGGCATGCTCGTCGGCGAGGACTACCGGTTCGAGGGACCACATCGCTCCGTCTACGACGAGACGATGTGGCGGGCACGCCACGAGGTCGCGGAACCCATGGCCGCCGAGGGGGTGCCGGTCGTGACGGTCCTGCCCGGCGCCATCTACGGCCCCGATGGCAGGCTCTCGCTGCGCGACCGGACGGTCGACTGGCTCGACGGGACCCTGCCGGTGGTCCCCCGCAAGACGGCCTTCTGCTGGGCGCACGTCGACGACGCCGTCGAGGGCTACGTCGCCGCCATGGACCGCGGCGTGCCGGGCGAGACGTACATCACCGCGGGCGAGCCCCACACCCTCGCCGAGGCCGTCCAGCGCGCCAGCGAGGTCCTCGGTCGTGACCCGCCGCGGACCGTGCCGGCGGCGTGGTTCATGGGGGTGTCGCGACTGGCCGAACTCGCGGAGCGAGTCGTCTCGCTGCCCGACGAGTACAGTTCGGAGGCCCTGCGCGTGCTCGCCGGGGCGACCTACCTCGGGGACAACGCGAAGGCCAGGCGCGAACTCGGCATCGAGCACCGCCCCCTCGCGGAGGGCCTGCAGCAGGTGCTGGCGCCCGAGCAGTTGACGCCCGGCCCGGCCTCAGACGGGCCCAGGTCGGCCACGTACCAGGGCTGA
- a CDS encoding DUF555 domain-containing protein, whose product MNCRVVVEAAVPVYDVETEDEAIRIAISKTGEMLNPDLNYVEINMGSRTSPGGEELPPAFIAADEALVALELEMTVFNVEREEHASRIARKEIGQRLTNIPLEVLEVEVIEEEELDEETDDEAEVEPEVSSPDGGEAVGDEGEADDEEEDVLPEFEDLIE is encoded by the coding sequence ATGAACTGCAGAGTGGTCGTCGAGGCTGCAGTGCCGGTTTACGACGTCGAGACAGAGGACGAGGCGATCCGCATCGCCATCTCGAAGACGGGCGAGATGCTGAATCCCGACCTCAACTACGTCGAGATCAACATGGGGTCGCGGACCTCCCCCGGTGGCGAAGAACTCCCGCCCGCCTTCATCGCAGCCGACGAAGCACTCGTCGCCCTGGAACTGGAGATGACGGTCTTCAACGTCGAGCGCGAGGAGCACGCCTCGCGCATCGCGCGCAAGGAGATCGGCCAGCGCCTGACCAACATCCCGCTCGAGGTCCTCGAGGTCGAGGTCATCGAGGAGGAGGAACTCGACGAGGAGACCGACGACGAGGCCGAGGTCGAACCGGAGGTCAGTTCACCTGACGGCGGCGAGGCTGTCGGCGACGAGGGCGAGGCGGACGACGAGGAAGAGGACGTCCTCCCGGAGTTCGAGGACCTGATAGAGTAA
- a CDS encoding DUF7282 domain-containing protein — protein MRQRITTLVVVAMLVSTGLAGTAAAGQGTTAADAAVQFSGQTSGGSTVVVDEVTLPEGGFVTIHDATLGDGKTLESVRGTSQYLEPGTHEDVTVHLDDTLSSDATLFAMAHQDTNDDRTYSFVASSGSVDGPYTAGGDIVMQSADVAVSATVSMADGPVANDTVVVDRVELSEGGFVTVHDATVTEGAVFESIRGTSQYLSAGVHENVRITLEQPLTENTTLVPMAHRDTDGDQTYTFDTSEGEADGPYTADGSAVVDTAAVTLADEATATFDAQAAGGHRVVVDSVFLPEGGFVTMHDASLQDGAVFDSVRGTSQYLAPGYHEDVAVVLDEPMTEDGSLIAMPHMDTDGDQAYDFVESEGGDDGPYTADGGAVVDAGNVTISASVSMADQPSDGHTVVVQDVDLSEGGFVTVHDSSLFAGATFDSVVGTSAYLEAGHHENVTVTLDSPIRSTQTLVPMAHQDTNDDQTYSFVEDEGGADGPYTADGGAVVDTARASVQATVTFQAQETMGETVVVDSVTLHDGGFVTIHDASLQDGAVFDSVRGTSAYLAPGTHENVTVTLDQPVEEDSTLIAMPHRDTNDDQTYAFVESEGGADGPYVANGAVVSGASVTYTGESMTETTMTTTMDEGTTMGEGTTMMDDGTGDDADSGGSPGFGIVAVALALVGTLAFGIRRAGR, from the coding sequence ATGCGGCAACGCATCACCACGCTGGTGGTCGTCGCGATGCTCGTCAGCACGGGGCTGGCGGGCACGGCGGCCGCCGGTCAGGGCACGACCGCGGCAGACGCAGCGGTACAGTTCAGCGGACAGACCTCCGGCGGCTCGACCGTCGTGGTCGACGAGGTGACCCTCCCCGAGGGTGGCTTCGTCACCATCCACGACGCGACGCTGGGTGACGGGAAGACGCTCGAGAGCGTGCGGGGGACCTCCCAGTACCTCGAACCGGGCACGCACGAGGACGTCACCGTCCACCTCGACGACACGCTCTCGTCGGACGCCACGCTGTTCGCGATGGCGCACCAGGACACGAACGACGACCGGACCTACTCCTTCGTCGCGTCGAGTGGCTCGGTCGACGGGCCGTACACGGCCGGCGGTGACATCGTGATGCAGTCCGCCGACGTGGCGGTCTCCGCGACCGTCTCGATGGCCGACGGCCCGGTCGCGAACGACACCGTCGTCGTCGACCGCGTCGAGTTGAGCGAGGGCGGCTTCGTGACGGTCCACGACGCGACCGTGACCGAGGGCGCCGTCTTCGAGAGCATCCGCGGGACCTCCCAGTACCTGAGCGCAGGCGTGCACGAGAACGTGCGCATCACGCTGGAGCAGCCCCTGACGGAGAACACGACGCTGGTCCCGATGGCGCACAGGGACACCGACGGTGACCAGACGTACACCTTCGACACGTCCGAGGGTGAGGCCGACGGGCCCTACACCGCCGACGGGAGCGCGGTCGTCGACACGGCCGCGGTGACGCTCGCCGACGAGGCGACCGCGACGTTCGACGCGCAGGCCGCCGGCGGCCACCGCGTCGTCGTCGACTCGGTCTTCCTGCCCGAGGGCGGCTTCGTGACGATGCACGACGCGAGCCTGCAGGACGGCGCGGTCTTCGACAGCGTCCGTGGCACCTCGCAGTACCTCGCCCCGGGCTACCACGAGGACGTCGCGGTCGTCCTCGACGAGCCGATGACCGAGGACGGCTCCCTCATCGCGATGCCGCACATGGACACCGACGGTGACCAGGCCTACGACTTCGTCGAGAGCGAAGGCGGCGACGACGGCCCCTACACCGCCGACGGTGGCGCCGTGGTCGACGCGGGCAACGTCACCATCTCCGCGAGCGTCTCGATGGCCGACCAGCCCTCCGACGGGCACACGGTCGTCGTGCAGGACGTCGACCTCTCCGAGGGCGGTTTCGTGACGGTCCACGACAGCTCGCTGTTCGCGGGGGCGACCTTCGACAGCGTGGTCGGCACCTCCGCGTACCTCGAGGCCGGCCACCACGAGAACGTGACCGTCACGCTCGACAGCCCGATCCGGTCCACGCAGACGCTGGTCCCGATGGCGCACCAGGACACGAACGACGACCAGACGTACTCCTTCGTCGAGGACGAGGGCGGCGCTGATGGGCCCTACACCGCAGACGGCGGTGCCGTGGTCGACACGGCCCGCGCCTCGGTCCAGGCGACCGTGACGTTCCAGGCACAGGAGACGATGGGTGAGACGGTCGTGGTCGACTCGGTGACGCTCCACGACGGCGGCTTCGTCACCATCCACGACGCGAGCCTGCAGGACGGCGCGGTCTTCGACAGCGTCCGCGGCACCTCCGCGTACCTCGCACCGGGCACGCACGAGAACGTGACGGTCACGCTCGACCAGCCGGTCGAGGAGGACTCCACGCTCATCGCGATGCCCCACCGCGACACGAACGACGACCAGACGTACGCCTTCGTCGAGAGCGAGGGCGGTGCTGACGGCCCCTACGTCGCGAACGGTGCGGTCGTCTCCGGCGCGTCCGTGACCTACACGGGCGAGTCGATGACGGAGACGACGATGACGACGACCATGGACGAGGGAACCACCATGGGCGAGGGGACCACGATGATGGACGACGGCACGGGTGACGACGCCGACAGCGGCGGCTCGCCCGGCTTCGGCATCGTCGCGGTCGCGCTCGCACTGGTTGGCACGCTGGCATTCGGTATCCGGCGCGCCGGTCGCTGA
- a CDS encoding DUF357 domain-containing protein translates to MAADLHEKTNRYHDLLAEALDAAEVAPQTDTPMGEAALECLEMAESYLDDGEHFREQDDWVNALAAFSYGHAWLDAGARIGLFEVPREGHLFTV, encoded by the coding sequence ATGGCCGCGGACCTGCACGAGAAGACGAACCGGTACCACGACCTGCTCGCCGAGGCCCTCGACGCCGCCGAGGTCGCGCCCCAGACGGACACGCCGATGGGCGAGGCCGCCCTGGAGTGCCTGGAGATGGCCGAGTCCTACCTCGACGACGGCGAGCACTTCCGCGAGCAGGACGACTGGGTGAACGCGCTGGCCGCGTTCTCCTACGGGCACGCGTGGCTCGACGCCGGCGCGCGCATCGGGCTGTTCGAGGTGCCGCGGGAGGGCCACCTGTTCACGGTGTAG
- a CDS encoding NAD-dependent epimerase/dehydratase family protein: protein MHYFCTGATGFVGGRLARRLVDDGHEVTALVRSPGEAADLEEYGVELVAGDVTEQASMREAMAGTDGVFHLAALYRLGVDDPGLLEQVNVEGTRKVLELVDKLDIPKAVYTSTLAVNSDTHGARVDEDYRFEGDHLSVYDETKWRAHHEVAAPMAAGGVPIVTVMPGVVYGPGDTSQLRDLWVDWLQGDLPVIPRETAYCWAHVDDVVDAHVAAMEQGDPGEDYIVAGEPYTLVEAFAIASDIVGRDPPRAVSPTWFRALSVLAGAAEHVVSLPDAYSSEALRVLAGTTYLGDNAKARRELGIEHRPFDEGLREVLEHEQALLGQS, encoded by the coding sequence ATGCACTACTTTTGCACCGGCGCGACGGGCTTCGTCGGCGGGAGACTCGCCCGCCGGCTCGTCGACGACGGCCACGAGGTGACGGCCCTCGTCCGCTCGCCCGGCGAGGCGGCCGACCTGGAGGAGTACGGGGTCGAACTCGTCGCCGGGGACGTCACCGAGCAGGCGAGCATGCGCGAGGCCATGGCCGGCACCGACGGCGTGTTCCACCTCGCCGCGCTGTACCGACTCGGCGTCGACGACCCGGGCCTGCTCGAGCAGGTCAACGTCGAGGGCACCCGCAAGGTCCTCGAACTCGTCGACAAACTCGACATCCCGAAGGCCGTCTACACCAGCACGCTGGCCGTCAACTCGGACACGCACGGGGCGCGCGTCGACGAGGACTACCGCTTCGAGGGCGACCACCTCTCGGTGTACGACGAGACGAAGTGGCGCGCCCACCACGAGGTCGCCGCACCGATGGCCGCGGGAGGGGTCCCCATCGTCACGGTCATGCCGGGCGTGGTCTACGGGCCGGGCGACACCAGCCAGCTGCGCGACCTCTGGGTCGACTGGCTGCAGGGCGACCTGCCCGTCATTCCCCGCGAGACCGCCTACTGCTGGGCACACGTCGACGACGTCGTGGACGCCCACGTCGCCGCCATGGAGCAGGGCGACCCGGGCGAGGACTACATCGTCGCGGGCGAACCGTACACGCTGGTCGAGGCGTTCGCCATCGCCAGCGACATCGTGGGCCGGGACCCGCCCCGGGCCGTCTCGCCGACGTGGTTCCGGGCGCTGTCGGTGCTCGCGGGCGCCGCGGAACACGTCGTCTCGCTGCCCGACGCGTACAGTTCGGAGGCCCTGCGCGTGCTCGCCGGGACGACCTACCTCGGGGACAACGCGAAGGCCAGGCGCGAACTCGGCATCGAGCACCGGCCCTTCGACGAGGGCCTGCGCGAGGTACTCGAACACGAGCAGGCCCTGCTCGGGCAGTCCTGA
- a CDS encoding TIGR00341 family protein: MRLVRVLVDESQVDDLLDVLEDENIDHVITSEARQDDDAVVIEFPIPIQAVDYVLDQLREAGLDDERYTVISTAETAKTNHYDELEDRFVAGVEEDDTVASEEIRGKALGMHRNALTYYSMTGLSAVVAAIGLLLDSPAIVVGAMVIAPQVGRALITSVGMALGDRRMVKLGVRTQLAGYAMAVVGATLLGVGIRFGQLLPVSLHVAGVGQVAKRVSPGLLSLAVAVCSGAAGAFGLATALPVSLVGVMIAAALIPAAAAVGIGIAWGEPMVAIGAFVLLVANAVAVNLSGFAVLWYLGYRPDDWEGLSSLRAPRKHWPTFVTLVVLLLIVTAAGTVLAGKASFDTQTNEAVTDVLEKEEYAALELVAVETEMTGLDVAGTDPARSVTVVVNRPVDQEFPRLASTFERAIEQQTRTNVSVDVEFNEVQSSERRNGTTSAGVTGAACPPGQSCHASARQDGASRAAQRNYKSSTGGRNRHDRLAARGDLHQGELPVL, encoded by the coding sequence ATGCGTCTCGTACGCGTGCTGGTCGACGAATCGCAGGTGGACGACCTCCTCGACGTGCTCGAAGACGAGAACATCGACCACGTCATCACGTCGGAGGCCCGCCAGGACGACGACGCGGTCGTCATCGAGTTCCCCATCCCCATCCAGGCCGTCGACTACGTCCTCGACCAGTTGCGCGAGGCGGGGCTGGACGACGAACGCTACACCGTCATCTCGACGGCCGAGACGGCCAAGACGAACCACTACGACGAGCTTGAGGACCGGTTCGTCGCGGGCGTCGAGGAGGACGACACGGTCGCCAGCGAGGAGATACGCGGGAAGGCGCTGGGCATGCACCGGAACGCGCTCACCTACTACTCGATGACCGGCCTGAGCGCGGTCGTCGCCGCCATCGGCCTGTTGCTGGACTCGCCGGCCATCGTGGTCGGGGCGATGGTCATCGCGCCACAGGTCGGGCGGGCGCTCATCACGAGCGTCGGCATGGCCCTCGGCGACCGCCGGATGGTGAAACTCGGCGTGCGGACCCAGCTCGCGGGCTACGCGATGGCCGTCGTGGGCGCGACCCTGCTCGGGGTCGGTATCCGGTTCGGCCAGCTACTGCCCGTGAGTCTGCACGTCGCCGGCGTCGGGCAGGTGGCCAAGCGCGTCTCGCCGGGCCTGCTGTCGCTCGCGGTCGCGGTCTGTTCGGGGGCGGCCGGCGCGTTCGGGCTCGCGACCGCGCTCCCCGTCTCGCTCGTCGGCGTCATGATCGCCGCGGCGCTCATCCCGGCCGCGGCCGCGGTCGGCATCGGCATCGCGTGGGGCGAACCGATGGTCGCCATCGGCGCGTTCGTCCTCCTCGTGGCGAACGCGGTCGCGGTGAACCTCTCGGGCTTCGCGGTGCTGTGGTACCTCGGCTACCGCCCCGACGACTGGGAGGGGCTGTCCAGCCTGCGGGCGCCCCGCAAGCACTGGCCGACGTTCGTCACGCTCGTCGTGCTCCTGCTCATCGTGACCGCCGCGGGTACCGTCCTCGCCGGCAAGGCGTCCTTCGACACGCAGACCAACGAGGCCGTCACCGACGTACTCGAGAAGGAGGAGTACGCCGCCCTCGAACTGGTCGCCGTCGAGACGGAGATGACGGGGCTGGACGTCGCCGGGACCGACCCGGCGCGGTCGGTCACCGTGGTCGTCAACCGGCCCGTCGACCAGGAGTTCCCCCGACTCGCCTCGACGTTCGAACGGGCCATCGAACAGCAGACGCGGACGAACGTGTCGGTCGACGTCGAGTTCAACGAGGTCCAGTCGTCCGAGCGACGGAACGGGACGACGAGTGCCGGCGTGACGGGCGCGGCCTGTCCACCCGGACAGTCGTGCCATGCTAGTGCAAGACAGGATGGCGCAAGTCGTGCAGCACAACGCAACTATAAAAGCAGTACAGGCGGTAGGAACAGGCATGACAGACTCGCCGCACGTGGAGATCTACACCAAGGAGAACTGCCCGTACTGTGA